In Candidatus Gastranaerophilales bacterium, a single genomic region encodes these proteins:
- the carA gene encoding glutamine-hydrolyzing carbamoyl-phosphate synthase small subunit, with protein sequence MEIDPKIKEKIVLALDVDNISKAKEMILELKDYVGVFKIGLQLYTANGGEIFKFMKEQNIDFFFDVKLLDIPNTVAKASENIIRNGAAFYNVHTMGGSEMMRKSAISARKTALEIGAKKPIVLGVTVLTSISDDTLNNQLKVPLKSNDYVTELAKLAKESSLDGVVASVWEARRIKQACGKDFKVLCPGIRPEWASKNDQKRLATPKKAIQEGADYLVIGRAVTAYENRVEAMKKIYDEIENTMLTQNESSPNSTAKLILENGMIFEGESIGATGIAYGEIVFNTSMSGYQEILTDPSYAEQIIVMTYPEIGNYGINKEDSECGKVQAKGLIVKNACSQESHYKSIMNISDYLKQNNIIALNKVDTRLLTKIIRESGDMSCAITTNEITRELKENIKKFKVSNNITLEVSTYKKEKIAGCGVKVAIIDLGAKKSIIENLKKYNADITIFPADIDSKVILEEEFDAVILSNGPGDPKDATKTIETAKNLLGKISLYGICLGHQILAIVTGAQTYKLKYGHRGGNHPVINLQSNKVFMTAQNHGYAIKDGSLPDCVEVTYRNLNDGTIEGIKSDKYKLESVQFHPEAAPGPNDTDIIFKNWIQNIRKESELCQKI encoded by the coding sequence ATGGAAATCGACCCGAAAATAAAAGAGAAAATCGTTCTCGCACTAGATGTTGACAACATATCAAAAGCAAAAGAAATGATTTTGGAGCTTAAAGATTACGTCGGCGTTTTTAAAATAGGTTTACAGCTTTACACCGCTAACGGCGGGGAAATATTTAAATTTATGAAAGAGCAAAACATCGATTTTTTCTTTGATGTAAAGCTTTTAGATATCCCGAACACTGTCGCAAAAGCCTCAGAAAATATCATCAGAAACGGTGCTGCTTTTTACAATGTTCACACGATGGGTGGCTCTGAAATGATGAGAAAATCAGCAATTTCAGCAAGAAAAACAGCCCTTGAAATCGGTGCAAAAAAGCCTATAGTTCTAGGCGTAACAGTCCTCACCAGCATTAGTGATGATACATTAAACAACCAACTAAAAGTGCCCCTAAAATCAAATGACTACGTAACAGAACTTGCAAAACTCGCAAAAGAAAGCTCCTTAGACGGCGTGGTTGCAAGCGTTTGGGAAGCTAGAAGAATAAAACAAGCCTGCGGAAAAGATTTCAAAGTCCTTTGCCCCGGAATTCGTCCGGAATGGGCTTCAAAAAACGACCAGAAAAGATTGGCAACACCTAAAAAAGCAATACAAGAAGGTGCCGATTATTTAGTCATCGGAAGAGCCGTAACAGCCTATGAAAACAGAGTCGAAGCTATGAAAAAAATCTATGACGAAATCGAAAATACAATGCTAACCCAAAATGAATCTTCTCCGAATTCTACAGCCAAATTAATCCTCGAAAACGGTATGATTTTTGAAGGAGAATCAATTGGTGCCACAGGAATAGCCTACGGCGAAATCGTTTTTAACACTTCAATGAGCGGCTATCAGGAAATTTTAACCGATCCGTCTTACGCCGAACAAATCATAGTTATGACTTACCCTGAAATCGGGAACTACGGCATAAACAAAGAGGATTCTGAATGCGGAAAAGTTCAGGCAAAAGGTCTCATCGTGAAAAATGCATGCTCGCAAGAAAGCCACTACAAAAGCATTATGAACATATCTGATTACCTCAAACAAAACAACATTATTGCTCTAAACAAAGTCGACACACGTTTGTTGACCAAAATAATAAGAGAATCAGGCGATATGAGTTGTGCAATAACAACAAATGAAATTACTCGTGAATTAAAAGAAAATATAAAAAAATTCAAAGTCAGCAACAACATAACTCTTGAGGTTTCGACATACAAAAAAGAAAAAATAGCTGGATGTGGCGTAAAGGTCGCCATAATAGACCTAGGAGCGAAAAAAAGTATTATAGAAAACTTAAAAAAATATAACGCAGATATAACTATCTTCCCTGCAGACATTGACTCTAAAGTGATTTTAGAGGAAGAATTTGACGCAGTAATATTGTCAAATGGTCCAGGCGACCCAAAAGATGCAACAAAGACAATAGAAACAGCAAAAAATCTGTTAGGAAAAATTTCGCTCTACGGAATTTGTTTAGGCCATCAGATTTTAGCAATAGTAACAGGTGCTCAAACCTACAAGCTCAAATACGGGCACAGAGGCGGAAATCACCCTGTTATAAACCTTCAATCAAACAAAGTGTTTATGACCGCACAAAATCACGGCTACGCTATAAAAGACGGGAGTCTGCCTGATTGCGTAGAAGTAACATACAGAAATCTCAACGACGGCACAATCGAGGGAATTAAATCTGACAAATACAAACTAGAATCAGTACAATTTCACCCAGAAGCCGCACCCGGTCCAAACGACACTGATATAATATTTAAAAATTGGATTCAAAATATTAGAAAAGAGAGTGAATTATGCCAAAAAATTTAG
- a CDS encoding dihydroorotase produces the protein MLLKGARIIDPKSNIDKVLDIRIENKIITKIAKNIEANEMEIILDFSGKIITPGLIDLHTHLREPGFTDKETIETGINAAIAGGYTAICPMANTKPCNDNVLTLKDMFKSSEKAKGIGFYPVCAVTKELQGEKIVNIKELKKLGAVAFSNDGKPIEDMTLLENILSYTRDLDVLVISHSEILELSQGGSINEGETSKKYGIKGIPTAVEYTAVAKELDIIRKTQAPYHFAHISTRKSIDLIRKAKAEGLKVTCETAPHYFTLTENDINPQNGIFKMNPPLRTQDDLEAVIEGLSDGTIDVIATDHAPHTIYEKNLPIEESPFGIVGLETALALTLALSGRVELPILIEKLTFSPAKILKLKNQGTIEIGKIANLTIIDPDLEWTVNAKNFKSKCKISPFEGKKLKGKAIGSFINGEFINLEENT, from the coding sequence ATGCTTCTTAAAGGTGCAAGAATAATTGACCCTAAAAGCAACATTGATAAGGTTTTAGATATAAGAATAGAAAACAAAATTATAACTAAAATCGCAAAAAATATTGAAGCAAATGAAATGGAAATAATCCTTGATTTTAGCGGAAAAATAATCACTCCCGGCTTAATCGACCTGCACACTCATTTAAGAGAACCCGGATTCACAGACAAAGAAACAATAGAAACAGGCATAAATGCAGCAATTGCAGGAGGCTACACCGCCATCTGTCCGATGGCAAACACAAAACCCTGTAACGACAATGTTTTAACCTTAAAAGATATGTTCAAATCTTCTGAAAAAGCAAAAGGCATAGGCTTCTATCCTGTTTGTGCCGTCACAAAAGAGCTTCAAGGGGAAAAAATAGTAAACATAAAAGAGCTTAAAAAGCTTGGAGCAGTAGCTTTTTCAAACGATGGCAAGCCGATTGAAGACATGACATTATTAGAAAATATTTTAAGCTATACAAGGGATTTAGACGTTTTGGTAATTTCACACTCTGAAATTTTAGAACTCTCTCAAGGCGGTTCAATAAATGAGGGCGAAACCAGCAAAAAATATGGAATTAAAGGAATTCCAACAGCCGTAGAATATACAGCAGTAGCTAAAGAGCTTGATATTATCAGAAAAACCCAAGCCCCATACCATTTTGCACACATTTCCACAAGAAAAAGTATAGATTTGATAAGAAAAGCAAAAGCAGAAGGACTAAAAGTCACTTGTGAAACGGCTCCACATTATTTCACACTTACAGAAAACGACATAAATCCCCAAAACGGAATATTCAAAATGAATCCGCCACTTCGCACGCAAGATGACCTTGAAGCAGTAATAGAGGGGCTTTCAGATGGTACAATAGACGTAATCGCTACTGACCACGCGCCTCACACTATTTATGAAAAAAATTTACCTATTGAAGAATCACCCTTCGGTATAGTAGGGCTCGAAACAGCCTTGGCACTAACCTTAGCACTGTCAGGCAGGGTCGAACTTCCTATTCTCATTGAAAAATTGACATTTAGCCCTGCAAAAATTCTTAAATTGAAAAATCAAGGCACAATCGAAATAGGAAAAATCGCAAATTTAACAATAATTGACCCCGATTTGGAGTGGACAGTCAATGCAAAAAACTTTAAATCAAAATGTAAAATATCGCCATTTGAAGGTAAAAAATTAAAAGGTAAAGCAATAGGAAGTTTTATCAACGGAGAATTTATAAACTTAGAGGAGAATACATAA